A region of Chloracidobacterium sp. DNA encodes the following proteins:
- a CDS encoding protein kinase, with product MLVTLHVVAGPQTGRDFTFDQHDTFMIGRSEDAQFCLPQDRFFSRHHCLIEIAPPQAFLRDLGSTNGTYVNGMRVDTVYLKSGDRIQGGETVLEVEVSSGVEASANDKEKFISTQLSMVPVECLNCRARSAFEADDPDARLSYICDDCREELKKNPQPVPNYQMVRVIGQGGMGSVMLARSEDNGEVVAIKTLLPEVAVSEQSLKRFLREIEVASSLQHPNIVRYIEHGKHNGLVYLVTEFVVGMDASRLAKTRGGKLGYREVVRIIEQTLAALDFAHKQGFVHRDIKEQNILISGNFPNSIAKLTDFGLSKSFKETGMSGVTMVGDVAGTIAYMPPEQVRDFKDVKPPSDIYAMGMTAYALLTGTNALDIDPKAGIAETVKAIFEKPIIPLKERIPEMPVRLASVIETALAKHVENRWRTAGAMREALLSAASDV from the coding sequence ATGCTCGTAACTTTACACGTTGTAGCAGGGCCGCAAACAGGCCGTGATTTTACATTCGATCAGCATGATACGTTCATGATCGGACGGAGCGAGGACGCGCAATTTTGTCTTCCGCAAGACCGGTTTTTCTCTCGTCATCACTGCCTCATTGAAATTGCGCCGCCACAGGCATTTCTTCGCGACCTCGGTTCCACGAACGGTACTTACGTCAACGGCATGCGTGTCGATACAGTCTATCTGAAAAGTGGTGACAGGATTCAGGGGGGCGAGACGGTGCTCGAAGTCGAGGTTTCGAGCGGCGTTGAAGCTTCAGCTAACGACAAAGAGAAGTTCATTAGTACACAACTCTCAATGGTTCCGGTCGAGTGCTTAAATTGTCGTGCTCGTTCAGCATTTGAGGCGGATGATCCCGATGCGCGGCTTTCTTACATCTGTGATGATTGCCGCGAGGAGTTAAAGAAGAATCCTCAACCTGTTCCAAATTACCAGATGGTTCGGGTTATCGGACAGGGAGGTATGGGCAGTGTGATGCTCGCCCGTTCGGAAGACAACGGAGAGGTAGTTGCTATCAAGACGCTGCTCCCAGAGGTTGCGGTCAGTGAGCAGTCGTTAAAGCGCTTTCTCCGCGAGATCGAAGTTGCATCTTCGCTCCAACATCCGAATATTGTCAGGTACATCGAACACGGAAAGCACAACGGCCTCGTTTATCTTGTTACCGAATTTGTCGTAGGAATGGATGCTTCGCGTCTGGCGAAAACTAGAGGCGGAAAACTTGGCTACAGGGAAGTTGTAAGGATCATCGAACAAACCCTCGCGGCCTTGGATTTCGCTCATAAGCAAGGTTTTGTCCACCGCGACATAAAGGAACAGAACATATTGATCAGCGGCAATTTTCCAAATAGCATCGCAAAGCTAACCGATTTTGGCCTTTCAAAAAGCTTTAAGGAAACAGGAATGAGCGGAGTGACAATGGTCGGAGATGTAGCCGGAACTATCGCTTACATGCCGCCCGAACAGGTTCGCGACTTTAAGGATGTAAAGCCGCCGTCCGACATTTACGCGATGGGAATGACTGCTTATGCTCTCTTGACCGGTACCAACGCACTCGACATCGACCCAAAGGCAGGCATTGCTGAAACTGTTAAAGCCATCTTTGAAAAACCGATTATCCCTTTGAAGGAACGCATTCCCGAAATGCCTGTAAGACTTGCGTCAGTGATCGAGACGGCCCTGGCAAAGCACGTTGAAAATCGCTGGCGAACTGCCGGAGCAATGCGAGAGGCCCTTTTGTCAGCGGCATCTGATGTGTGA
- a CDS encoding YihY/virulence factor BrkB family protein, giving the protein MQSTGEFTWKNFFNRLYDRSFDADVFSRAAQVAFYFSFALFPLLYFLVSLFGLILVSSEGLKSELFVYLNRLMPTAVFNLVKTTVDEIVVNSTGGKATIGLLVTLWSASAGVDAIRNALNDVYKIRDSRYWWRTKAQSVVLTFVFSILATVVVGGVFYGWQLVQYLLAGLGLEVTSPFILVTIQWISIVLLMLLVSEIIYNLLPDFKTIRWVWISPGSIVSILLWIFLTGGFRIYLGYFNSYDRTYGSLGAVIIMMLWLYLTALTLLIGGAINSVLADLNKTDVPE; this is encoded by the coding sequence ATGCAATCGACCGGCGAATTTACCTGGAAGAACTTTTTTAACCGGCTTTACGACCGGTCATTCGACGCCGACGTTTTTAGCCGTGCGGCGCAGGTAGCATTCTATTTTTCCTTCGCTCTTTTCCCGCTTCTTTATTTTCTTGTAAGCCTTTTCGGACTCATTCTCGTGTCCTCGGAAGGACTCAAAAGTGAGCTTTTCGTTTATTTGAATCGGCTAATGCCAACTGCGGTTTTCAATCTGGTAAAAACCACGGTTGACGAGATAGTGGTAAACAGTACTGGCGGCAAGGCAACGATCGGACTGCTAGTTACTCTGTGGTCGGCTTCGGCGGGCGTTGATGCTATTCGAAATGCTCTCAACGATGTTTACAAGATCCGAGACAGCCGCTACTGGTGGCGAACAAAGGCCCAGTCGGTCGTGCTTACGTTTGTATTTTCAATTTTAGCCACTGTAGTGGTTGGCGGAGTTTTTTATGGTTGGCAGCTTGTCCAATACCTTCTGGCCGGCCTCGGCCTAGAAGTAACTTCACCGTTCATACTAGTCACAATACAATGGATATCAATTGTGCTGCTCATGCTTCTAGTCAGCGAGATAATCTACAATCTGCTGCCTGATTTTAAAACAATTCGCTGGGTATGGATATCACCCGGCTCGATCGTATCAATTCTTTTATGGATATTTCTCACAGGCGGATTCAGAATTTATCTGGGCTATTTCAATTCGTACGACAGGACCTATGGCTCGCTTGGAGCCGTCATAATCATGATGCTCTGGCTTTATCTTACGGCTCTCACTTTGTTGATCGGCGGAGCGATCAATTCGGTGCTTGCCGATCTCAATAAAACTGACGTACCCGAATAG
- the alr gene encoding alanine racemase: MNLQIEKRPTQAYIDLDALASNLHASKKFIGEDIKYMAVVKADGYGHGAAACAVRLESEGVDWFGVAIPEEGVDIRKAGVKCPILCLGSFWPGQEKLLFEYDLTPVIYDLSMAKLLGKFAAKLDRTIDVHVKIDTGMGRVGINHSDATRFAQELKTVRELNVTGLLTHFASAEDPKENPYTSLQVERFEKACEEFVSAGHTPKLFDLANSPGAIAHPESRRSMVRLGGALYGLIDDILPSETSRPVLKPVLSLSSRIAYLRQVPKCQTLGYGRTFHTQRDSVIALVPIGYADGYPRGLSNRGKAYINGHIAPIAGRISMDWTMLDVTDIPNVAIADEVFLIGGGEGHAIKASDLARELDTIGYEITCGISPRVPRIYI; encoded by the coding sequence ATGAATCTGCAAATCGAAAAGCGTCCGACGCAAGCGTACATTGATCTGGATGCCCTCGCCTCTAATCTCCACGCGTCCAAAAAATTCATCGGGGAAGACATAAAGTACATGGCAGTCGTCAAGGCAGACGGCTATGGCCACGGTGCCGCAGCATGTGCCGTTCGACTCGAATCCGAAGGCGTTGACTGGTTCGGAGTCGCAATTCCCGAAGAAGGTGTCGATATCCGCAAAGCAGGAGTAAAATGCCCTATCCTCTGCCTTGGTTCCTTCTGGCCCGGACAAGAAAAGCTCCTATTCGAATATGACCTGACACCTGTGATCTACGATCTCTCGATGGCGAAACTTCTTGGTAAATTTGCTGCCAAGCTCGATCGCACCATTGATGTTCATGTGAAGATCGACACGGGAATGGGCCGCGTAGGGATCAACCATAGCGACGCAACACGATTTGCTCAAGAATTAAAAACTGTCAGAGAATTAAACGTTACCGGCCTTTTAACACACTTTGCATCTGCCGAAGATCCAAAAGAGAATCCGTACACAAGTTTACAGGTCGAACGATTTGAAAAAGCCTGCGAAGAATTTGTTTCAGCCGGTCATACACCAAAATTATTTGACCTCGCCAATTCACCGGGAGCTATCGCTCACCCTGAATCTCGTCGAAGCATGGTGCGGCTCGGTGGAGCCTTATACGGCCTCATAGACGACATTTTGCCGTCGGAAACGTCACGCCCGGTATTAAAGCCAGTGCTTTCACTTAGTTCACGAATTGCTTATCTAAGACAAGTTCCAAAGTGCCAAACTCTTGGTTATGGCCGCACTTTCCATACACAACGCGACTCGGTAATTGCCCTTGTGCCGATCGGTTACGCCGACGGCTATCCGCGCGGCCTGTCGAATCGCGGCAAGGCCTATATAAACGGCCACATTGCCCCGATCGCCGGACGCATTTCTATGGACTGGACAATGCTGGACGTTACGGACATTCCTAACGTCGCAATAGCCGATGAGGTTTTTCTGATCGGTGGAGGTGAGGGCCATGCGATCAAGGCATCTGATCTGGCGCGAGAACTCGACACGATCGGCTACGAGATCACCTGCGGTATATCGCCGCGTGTGCCTCGAATATACATCTAG
- a CDS encoding acyl-CoA carboxylase subunit beta, whose protein sequence is MQPESKTKSKIELLKAKSQIAEEGGGKARVEKQKAAGKMTARERVEFFLDEGSFEEFDKFVVHRSTDFGMEEQKFPGDGVITGHGLVDGREVFVFAQDFTVFGGSLSETHAEKICKIMDMAMKTGFPVIGLNDSGGARIQEGVVSLGGYADIFLRNVLASGVIPQISCILGPCAGGAVYSPAITDFNVMVKDTSYMFITGPDVIKTVTHEDVTKDELGGAMTHNTKSGVAHFAADSDEHALRITRELLSFIPSNNMDDPPFVATEDPSDRSDEKLNSMVPEASTQPYDIRDIINNVVDEGYFFEVQEHYAPNIVVGFARLGGYSVGIVANQPAFLAGVLDIDASVKAARFVRFCDCFNIPLITFEDVPGFLPGVNQEHQGIIRHGAKLLYAFAEATVPKITVITRKAYGGAYCVMASKHIRTDINFAYPSAEIAVMGAEGAVGILYRKELLDITNPEENRQRIVNEFNDKFANPYVAAERGYIDEVIEPKLTRPKLIRALSLLQNKRDSNPPKKHGNIPL, encoded by the coding sequence ATGCAGCCCGAATCAAAGACCAAAAGCAAGATCGAACTTTTGAAAGCAAAGTCACAAATCGCCGAAGAAGGCGGCGGCAAAGCGCGGGTCGAAAAACAAAAAGCCGCCGGTAAAATGACCGCCCGCGAGAGGGTCGAATTTTTCCTCGACGAAGGCAGCTTTGAGGAGTTTGATAAATTTGTCGTTCATCGCTCAACCGACTTTGGGATGGAAGAACAGAAATTTCCTGGCGATGGCGTGATAACCGGTCACGGTCTAGTGGACGGTCGCGAGGTTTTTGTTTTTGCACAGGATTTTACTGTTTTTGGAGGGTCGCTTTCGGAAACTCACGCAGAAAAGATATGCAAGATCATGGATATGGCGATGAAAACCGGTTTTCCGGTGATCGGCCTTAACGATTCCGGCGGAGCTCGCATTCAGGAAGGCGTGGTTTCCCTTGGTGGATATGCCGATATCTTTCTTCGCAATGTTTTGGCGAGCGGCGTCATTCCGCAGATTAGCTGCATTCTAGGGCCTTGTGCCGGCGGTGCGGTTTACTCGCCCGCGATCACTGATTTCAACGTGATGGTCAAGGACACGTCCTATATGTTCATCACAGGTCCTGACGTTATAAAAACCGTCACGCATGAGGATGTAACAAAAGATGAGCTGGGCGGCGCGATGACGCATAACACGAAATCTGGCGTTGCTCATTTTGCGGCCGATTCGGATGAACACGCACTGCGAATAACTCGTGAGTTGCTCTCGTTCATCCCTTCGAACAATATGGACGATCCGCCATTTGTTGCAACAGAAGATCCTTCTGATCGCTCCGATGAAAAACTCAATTCGATGGTCCCCGAAGCATCGACGCAGCCTTACGACATTCGCGACATAATTAATAATGTCGTCGATGAGGGTTATTTTTTCGAAGTCCAAGAGCATTATGCTCCAAATATTGTTGTCGGCTTTGCACGTCTCGGAGGCTATTCGGTTGGTATTGTTGCAAACCAACCGGCATTTCTTGCGGGTGTTCTCGATATAGACGCATCTGTTAAAGCCGCCCGCTTTGTACGTTTTTGTGATTGCTTTAACATTCCGCTGATAACGTTTGAAGATGTGCCGGGCTTTCTTCCGGGAGTTAATCAGGAACATCAAGGCATCATCCGCCACGGGGCAAAGCTGTTATACGCGTTTGCCGAGGCTACGGTGCCAAAGATCACAGTTATCACGCGAAAAGCCTACGGCGGAGCGTATTGCGTAATGGCCTCAAAGCATATTCGTACAGACATCAACTTTGCCTACCCATCTGCCGAGATCGCGGTCATGGGGGCAGAAGGGGCAGTGGGCATTCTTTACCGTAAAGAACTCCTAGATATAACGAATCCGGAGGAAAATCGGCAGCGGATCGTCAACGAATTCAACGACAAGTTTGCCAACCCATATGTCGCGGCGGAACGAGGTTACATCGACGAGGTCATCGAGCCAAAATTAACGCGTCCTAAGCTCATTCGCGCACTTTCGCTGCTCCAAAATAAACGCGACTCAAATCCGCCCAAGAAACATGGAAACATACCGTTATAA
- a CDS encoding RNA methyltransferase yields the protein MREIEKITSSDNRRLVNARKVRDGKVPEQIFIEGRRLVEEVLRSNLVIDDCFVTDDFADDELFEMIAALNIAIAVIPNRLLDSLSDTKHPQGIIMIAKRPETSLSAIETNLGNSLLSIVVFLKEINNPSNLGAILRTAEAAGVAGVIISSNSANVFSPKSLRAAMGSAFRLPIVENTDIENTLHWSKSTQLTSTAAAGNSLKNYADIDWRKPRLLIFGSEAHGLDNAELQLIEDAIRIPMENEVESLNLAVSAGVLLFEAKRQITS from the coding sequence ATGAGAGAAATAGAAAAAATAACAAGCAGCGATAATCGGCGATTGGTCAATGCTCGGAAGGTTCGCGACGGCAAGGTGCCTGAACAGATATTCATCGAAGGGCGCAGATTAGTAGAAGAAGTTTTGCGTTCAAACCTGGTCATTGATGATTGTTTTGTGACAGATGACTTTGCTGACGATGAGCTATTCGAAATGATCGCCGCGCTAAATATTGCGATTGCGGTAATACCAAACCGTCTATTAGATTCACTTTCGGATACAAAGCACCCGCAGGGAATTATCATGATCGCAAAGCGTCCCGAAACGTCGCTTTCTGCAATCGAGACAAATTTAGGAAATTCGCTACTCTCGATTGTTGTATTCCTGAAAGAAATAAATAATCCTTCAAACCTTGGAGCGATATTAAGGACAGCCGAGGCCGCCGGAGTTGCCGGCGTAATTATTTCAAGCAATTCTGCCAACGTGTTTTCGCCAAAATCTTTGCGTGCCGCTATGGGATCGGCTTTTCGATTGCCGATAGTTGAAAACACGGATATTGAAAATACTTTACATTGGTCGAAAAGTACTCAACTGACTTCAACTGCCGCCGCGGGAAATTCTTTGAAGAATTATGCCGACATTGATTGGAGAAAGCCGCGGCTTTTGATCTTTGGATCAGAGGCACACGGTCTAGACAACGCTGAATTACAACTGATCGAGGATGCTATTAGAATTCCGATGGAAAATGAAGTCGAAAGTCTAAATTTAGCAGTTTCCGCAGGCGTTCTGCTTTTCGAAGCAAAACGTCAAATCACAAGTTAA
- a CDS encoding serine/threonine-protein phosphatase yields the protein MADKLHVISAAITDRGLSEKRPQNEDSFLEMDHLGVYAIADGVGGAEGGEVASQMAMEILGEAFANKPNGIDAEEILRNAIESANAAIYQTAQQLSKLSSMATTIVALNISENVATIGHVGDSRLYRVDPNGYLHRETEDHSMVADEVRAGRMTEEQAENHPGKNVINRALGAEPTVEADFKTILIEPRTTFLICSDGITRHVNDNEIKNILAGAKEPAEICAHLKTLCYERGAEDNLTAVVVRCLSDAPEKEITTGDLSGEEDTIATARTFSERESDTDDAQTEPNIRQPASNQQERIEMFSAYETDVDKTATGSLGGIATAFGMLLLGSLLGLGLYHFMLVPTPKEQLFPQLSEMKSENIAMTSFEKLRRTVDNDPASYLKEIPPARDAEDFYLQGRANLLIGDYVKARAALLESQKHLSTTDASNSKILVADIAAALVIANDVEMQRRFKGEIENMLKAQP from the coding sequence ATGGCAGATAAACTCCACGTTATTTCGGCAGCTATCACAGATAGAGGACTAAGCGAAAAGCGGCCGCAGAATGAAGATTCATTTCTTGAAATGGATCACTTAGGCGTTTATGCGATTGCCGATGGAGTCGGTGGTGCGGAGGGTGGCGAGGTCGCATCGCAGATGGCGATGGAAATACTCGGTGAAGCCTTTGCAAATAAGCCAAATGGCATTGATGCCGAAGAAATTCTAAGGAATGCTATCGAAAGCGCAAATGCGGCGATCTATCAGACAGCACAACAACTATCTAAGCTGTCGAGTATGGCGACGACTATAGTCGCACTCAACATCTCTGAGAACGTAGCCACGATCGGACACGTTGGAGATTCGCGTTTGTATCGCGTCGATCCTAACGGTTATCTCCACCGCGAAACGGAAGATCACTCGATGGTCGCTGACGAAGTGCGAGCTGGCCGCATGACAGAGGAGCAGGCTGAAAATCACCCTGGCAAAAACGTGATCAATCGAGCGCTTGGTGCCGAGCCAACCGTTGAAGCCGATTTCAAGACAATTCTTATCGAGCCCAGAACGACATTTTTGATATGCTCGGACGGCATCACGCGTCATGTCAACGATAATGAGATCAAAAATATATTAGCAGGCGCCAAGGAACCAGCTGAGATTTGCGCACATTTGAAAACTTTATGTTACGAACGCGGAGCTGAAGACAATCTCACTGCTGTCGTCGTTAGATGTTTGTCAGACGCACCTGAAAAAGAGATCACAACCGGCGATCTGTCCGGCGAAGAAGATACGATCGCAACGGCTCGAACTTTTTCGGAACGTGAAAGTGATACAGATGACGCTCAAACAGAACCAAATATCAGACAACCTGCAAGTAACCAACAAGAACGCATAGAGATGTTCTCTGCCTATGAAACCGATGTCGATAAAACTGCTACTGGTTCATTGGGCGGTATCGCAACGGCGTTTGGAATGTTGCTGCTTGGCAGTTTGCTCGGCCTTGGGCTCTACCATTTCATGCTTGTTCCTACTCCCAAGGAACAGTTGTTTCCTCAGCTATCTGAAATGAAGTCGGAAAATATAGCAATGACTTCGTTTGAAAAGCTCCGCAGAACTGTGGACAATGATCCGGCTTCTTACTTAAAAGAAATTCCGCCTGCTCGTGACGCCGAGGATTTCTATTTACAGGGCAGGGCTAATTTGCTTATCGGCGACTATGTCAAAGCACGGGCTGCCCTGCTTGAATCTCAAAAACATTTATCGACCACTGACGCCTCAAACTCAAAAATTCTGGTCGCCGATATTGCTGCTGCTCTCGTAATCGCAAACGATGTTGAAATGCAGAGACGATTTAAAGGCGAGATAGAAAATATGTTAAAGGCCCAACCCTGA
- a CDS encoding FtsW/RodA/SpoVE family cell cycle protein — protein sequence MTNKTSTHFFILVLIVILTAIAHYSIFYGGMIRGYETSGLAALRNLALLSILAILPIFIKRFLRFTGNWTLYTSCVLLFSIGLTVQYRLFSDREYVADIDSADRARIQNSDISDKEKSRELLRAKLRAIAKERDAKIKTLQLHYIQENYSPEKKQMMGLPATPPSPVDLSNETLRPSKDTLYGIATSGLTLIPLFGIFCLVAAFIVMRHDGTLKFLQNNGFLVVILTLGPLLLAAITSRAGKSIGNSTPWELAKIPFLIGFAAILAVLYKDLARTYWGIPRAKDVVPLVFMAALPFFPFFVLKDFGQMMVFGSAYATLYLIAIRRFSQRFVLVGSVLFIMSILVVGALPDNTQSKIPLLPTLAQPFKAVLPNRIQQRFHLWLDGFDPPPPETSWWKDDYNDYFAELAKRDPKLPQMIEENPELQKTINIDAWFDNLAFQPAQATFGLSSGGVTGRGLGLGYPELIPVSDSDYIFAAVAEELGLFGGLLIIFALIVFVGAGVRTARDSRDMFSKLCCVGLAAFIGFQALVNIGGITRALPMTGITLPFVSHGGFSLVTSFIMLGMLMAFSHRNAIDHARDEFNVAPNLT from the coding sequence GTGACGAACAAGACATCAACACATTTTTTCATCCTGGTGCTCATCGTCATCTTGACTGCGATTGCCCACTATTCGATCTTTTACGGCGGAATGATTCGCGGATATGAGACGAGCGGTCTGGCTGCTCTCAGAAACCTAGCACTCCTCTCGATACTCGCCATACTTCCCATATTTATAAAAAGATTTTTGAGATTCACCGGTAATTGGACGCTCTATACGAGCTGCGTACTGCTTTTTTCGATTGGATTAACGGTGCAGTACCGACTCTTTTCCGACCGTGAATATGTTGCCGACATTGATTCAGCCGATAGAGCACGAATTCAAAATTCTGATATTTCTGACAAAGAAAAATCGCGTGAATTGCTTCGCGCAAAATTGAGGGCGATCGCAAAAGAGCGGGATGCGAAGATCAAAACTCTCCAACTGCATTACATCCAGGAGAACTATTCGCCTGAAAAAAAACAGATGATGGGACTTCCGGCTACTCCTCCAAGCCCGGTTGATCTTTCGAACGAAACCCTGAGGCCGTCAAAGGATACACTTTACGGGATTGCTACATCAGGTCTTACGCTTATCCCGCTATTTGGAATTTTCTGTTTGGTAGCGGCTTTTATCGTAATGCGGCATGACGGAACGCTCAAATTTCTACAGAACAACGGTTTTCTGGTAGTTATCCTAACGCTCGGCCCGCTGCTGCTTGCTGCCATCACTTCCCGTGCCGGAAAGTCCATTGGTAACAGCACTCCGTGGGAACTGGCCAAGATACCATTTTTGATCGGCTTCGCAGCAATCCTCGCAGTTCTTTACAAGGATCTCGCTCGAACATACTGGGGCATCCCAAGAGCAAAAGATGTCGTTCCGCTTGTATTTATGGCGGCGTTGCCGTTCTTTCCATTTTTTGTGTTGAAGGATTTCGGGCAAATGATGGTTTTCGGGTCAGCCTATGCAACACTTTATTTGATAGCTATACGACGTTTTTCACAGAGGTTTGTGCTTGTCGGAAGCGTCCTTTTTATCATGTCGATCCTTGTCGTCGGAGCATTGCCCGACAACACGCAGTCAAAGATCCCTTTGCTTCCAACGCTGGCCCAGCCTTTTAAAGCAGTGCTCCCAAACCGCATTCAACAGCGATTTCATTTGTGGCTTGACGGTTTTGATCCGCCGCCGCCAGAAACTAGCTGGTGGAAAGATGATTACAATGATTATTTCGCCGAGCTTGCAAAAAGAGATCCTAAGCTGCCTCAGATGATCGAGGAAAATCCTGAATTGCAAAAAACGATCAACATCGATGCATGGTTTGATAACCTTGCTTTTCAGCCCGCCCAAGCGACATTCGGCCTTTCTTCCGGCGGAGTTACCGGACGCGGATTGGGCCTCGGCTATCCCGAATTGATACCGGTTTCGGATTCGGACTACATTTTTGCCGCGGTTGCTGAGGAACTTGGACTATTCGGCGGGCTGTTAATAATATTTGCTCTAATTGTATTTGTCGGAGCAGGCGTCCGGACCGCTCGCGACTCACGCGATATGTTCAGCAAACTATGCTGCGTGGGTCTTGCTGCGTTCATCGGCTTTCAGGCCTTGGTCAACATTGGCGGCATTACACGCGCCCTTCCAATGACCGGCATCACGCTTCCTTTTGTAAGTCATGGCGGATTTAGTCTTGTTACAAGCTTTATTATGCTCGGAATGTTGATGGCATTTTCGCACAGAAACGCCATTGATCACGCACGAGACGAATTTAATGTTGCACCTAATCTTACATAA